A single genomic interval of Megalobrama amblycephala isolate DHTTF-2021 linkage group LG15, ASM1881202v1, whole genome shotgun sequence harbors:
- the bmb gene encoding protein brambleberry isoform X4 — translation MAPWFVMLWLLSMQYGEVDAFFDWLKKPEPAPAPAPPPEPVASILLQGETPAFEMSVVDEKFLAEAKQMELSPLDSCHFRVVAQLKATCSGLSEEQLAKLGVALFNCQSEVEGRRTYPCTEEMSIKECTADMDSDTWNAYHIVSNRARAVCYATRQQHFRKRAELTVNALISTATSQLDAMKDLKEGQNELREMTAASLDKLLEGHSALQLQQGALKEGQEQLDASISDNLQRLAQEKALISTGQQLVAQLIQGITQRMENVSGQLKDQTAEVQEGHQAILDDLAVVRGSAQDIYHKMELNLNGFLQQQNATAHFYSELTSKLERMNGTLGYMLTYLDNMQNRLEDRLHMIQGYLGWAGLSLRALWTCVMHAGYFLLCAVLLSFLQCATFSRISLLLTVPINAIAEINQQSALDLVSLTLLLFTLSLGRWFVLQVLWALSKMKGQTCSPPPPLLMGPTEEKTPEKESQSTERCPESSSTPVPNDPDCDLEVESFMMGDPCILAMSPAQSHGPPKFSHLTGTPNHSTPRLKNRHSIAGAVLENVPQRNLGGVLETMNHSRSSSPNHSFASNSSFSGRSLCCGVTRLGQPCKKRAVVGQDYCRVHEGGHSSYSRL, via the exons ATGGCTCCCTGGTTTGTGATGCTGTGGCTGTTAAGTATGCAGTATGGTGAGGTGGATGCTTTCTTTGACTGGCTGAAGAAGCCAGAACCTGCTCCAGCTCCTGCTCCTCCACCAGAGCCGGTTGCATCTATTCTGCTCCAGGGAGAGACCCCTGCCTTTGAAATGAGTGTTGTTGATGAGAAGTTTTTAGCTGAAGCAAAGCAGATGGAGCTCAGTCCTCTGGACAGCTGCCATTTCCGG gttgtTGCTCAGCTCAAAGCTACTTGCAGCGGCCTGTCAGAAGAGCAGTTGGCCAAATTGGGTGTGGCTTTATTCAACTGCCAGTCAGAGGTGGAGGGTCGCAGGACTTACCCTTGCACTGAAGAAATG tCTATAAAAGAGTGCACAGCGGACATGGATTCAGACACGTGGAATGCATATCACATTGTCAGTAACCGAGCGCGTGCCGTGTGTTATGCCACGCGCCAGCAGCACTTTCGTAAGCGAGCGGAGCTGACCGTCAACGCCCTGATTTCCACCGCAACTAGTCAACTGGATGCTATGAAAGATCTAAAG GAGGGTCAGAACGAGCTGAGGGAGATGACCGCTGCCTCACTGGACAAGCTGCTGGAGGGTCACAGTGCCCTACAGCTCCAGCAGGGGGCGCTAAAGGAAGGGCAGGAGCAGCTAGATGCATCTATCAGTGATAATCTGCAGAGGTTGGCGCAGGAGAAGGCTCTCATCAGCACCGGGCAGCAGCTGGTGGCTCAATTAATCCAGGGCATCACACAGAGAATGG AGAATGTAAGTGGCCAGCTGAAGGATCAGACTGCAGAAGTGCAGGAAGGACATCAGGCGATTCTTGATGACCTGGCTGTGGTCCGAGGAAGTGCTCAGGACATCTACCATAAAATGG AGCTCAATCTGAACGGCTTCCTCCAGCAGCAGAACGCTACGGCTCACTTCTACTCTGAGCTCACCAGTAAGCTGGAGCGTATGAACGGAACTCTGGGATACATGCTGACGTATTTGGACAATATGCAGAATCGACTGGAGGACAGACTGCATATGATCCAAGGCTATCTTGGCTGGGCAG GCCTGAGCCTGCGTGCTCTGTGGACGTGTGTGATGCACGCTGGGTACTTCCTGTTGTGTGCGGTGCTGCTGTCGTTCCTGCAGTGTGCGACGTTCTCCCGCATCTCTCTGCTCCTCACCGTACCGATCAACGCCATTGCAGAGATCAACCAGCAGTCTGCGCTGGACTTGGTCTCGCTCACTCTGCTGTTGTTCACACTATCATTAG GTCGCTGGTTTGTGCTTCAGGTGCTTTGGGCGTTGTCTAAAATGAAGGGCCAGACCTGcagccctcctcctcctctccttATGGGCCCCACTGAAGAGAAGACCCCAGAGAAAGAGAGCCAGTCGACGGAGCGCTGCCCGGAGTCCTCGTCCACTCCTGTCCC AAATGACCCAGACTGTGATTTGGAGGTGGAGAGCTTCATGATGG GTGATCCATGCATCCTGGCCATGTCTCCAGCTCAGTCTCATGGACCTCCAAAGTTCAGTCATCTAACAGGAACACCCAACCATTCAACCCCCAGACTCAAGAATCGCCACAGCATCGCAGGG GCAGTGCTGGAGAATGTTCCTCAGAGGAACCTAGGAGGAGTGTTGGAGACCATGAATCACTCACGAAGCTCAAGCCCCAACCATTCATTTGCCAGCAACAG TTCTTTTTCAGGTCGCTCACTCTGCTGCGGTGTCACTCGGTTGGGTCAGCCGTGTAAAAAGAGGGCTGTGGTGGGTCAGGACTACTGTAGGGTACATGAAGGTGGCCACAGCTCCTACAGTCGACTCTGA
- the bmb gene encoding protein brambleberry isoform X3 — translation MAPWFVMLWLLSMQYGEVDAFFDWLKKPEPAPAPAPPPEPVASILLQGETPAFEMSVVDEKFLAEAKQMELSPLDSCHFRVVAQLKATCSGLSEEQLAKLGVALFNCQSEVEGRRTYPCTEEMSIKECTADMDSDTWNAYHIVSNRARAVCYATRQQHFRKRAELTVNALISTATSQLDAMKDLKEGQNELREMTAASLDKLLEGHSALQLQQGALKEGQEQLDASISDNLQRLAQEKALISTGQQLVAQLIQGITQRMENVSGQLKDQTAEVQEGHQAILDDLAVVRGSAQDIYHKMELNLNGFLQQQNATAHFYSELTSKLERMNGTLGYMLTYLDNMQNRLEDRLHMIQGYLGWAGLSLRALWTCVMHAGYFLLCAVLLSFLQCATFSRISLLLTVPINAIAEINQQSALDLVSLTLLLFTLSLGRWFVLQVLWALSKMKGQTCSPPPPLLMGPTEEKTPEKESQSTERCPESSSTPVPNDPDCDLEVESFMMGDPCILAMSPAQSHGPPKFSHLTGTPNHSTPRLKNRHSIAGQAVLENVPQRNLGGVLETMNHSRSSSPNHSFASNSSFSGRSLCCGVTRLGQPCKKRAVVGQDYCRVHEGGHSSYSRL, via the exons ATGGCTCCCTGGTTTGTGATGCTGTGGCTGTTAAGTATGCAGTATGGTGAGGTGGATGCTTTCTTTGACTGGCTGAAGAAGCCAGAACCTGCTCCAGCTCCTGCTCCTCCACCAGAGCCGGTTGCATCTATTCTGCTCCAGGGAGAGACCCCTGCCTTTGAAATGAGTGTTGTTGATGAGAAGTTTTTAGCTGAAGCAAAGCAGATGGAGCTCAGTCCTCTGGACAGCTGCCATTTCCGG gttgtTGCTCAGCTCAAAGCTACTTGCAGCGGCCTGTCAGAAGAGCAGTTGGCCAAATTGGGTGTGGCTTTATTCAACTGCCAGTCAGAGGTGGAGGGTCGCAGGACTTACCCTTGCACTGAAGAAATG tCTATAAAAGAGTGCACAGCGGACATGGATTCAGACACGTGGAATGCATATCACATTGTCAGTAACCGAGCGCGTGCCGTGTGTTATGCCACGCGCCAGCAGCACTTTCGTAAGCGAGCGGAGCTGACCGTCAACGCCCTGATTTCCACCGCAACTAGTCAACTGGATGCTATGAAAGATCTAAAG GAGGGTCAGAACGAGCTGAGGGAGATGACCGCTGCCTCACTGGACAAGCTGCTGGAGGGTCACAGTGCCCTACAGCTCCAGCAGGGGGCGCTAAAGGAAGGGCAGGAGCAGCTAGATGCATCTATCAGTGATAATCTGCAGAGGTTGGCGCAGGAGAAGGCTCTCATCAGCACCGGGCAGCAGCTGGTGGCTCAATTAATCCAGGGCATCACACAGAGAATGG AGAATGTAAGTGGCCAGCTGAAGGATCAGACTGCAGAAGTGCAGGAAGGACATCAGGCGATTCTTGATGACCTGGCTGTGGTCCGAGGAAGTGCTCAGGACATCTACCATAAAATGG AGCTCAATCTGAACGGCTTCCTCCAGCAGCAGAACGCTACGGCTCACTTCTACTCTGAGCTCACCAGTAAGCTGGAGCGTATGAACGGAACTCTGGGATACATGCTGACGTATTTGGACAATATGCAGAATCGACTGGAGGACAGACTGCATATGATCCAAGGCTATCTTGGCTGGGCAG GCCTGAGCCTGCGTGCTCTGTGGACGTGTGTGATGCACGCTGGGTACTTCCTGTTGTGTGCGGTGCTGCTGTCGTTCCTGCAGTGTGCGACGTTCTCCCGCATCTCTCTGCTCCTCACCGTACCGATCAACGCCATTGCAGAGATCAACCAGCAGTCTGCGCTGGACTTGGTCTCGCTCACTCTGCTGTTGTTCACACTATCATTAG GTCGCTGGTTTGTGCTTCAGGTGCTTTGGGCGTTGTCTAAAATGAAGGGCCAGACCTGcagccctcctcctcctctccttATGGGCCCCACTGAAGAGAAGACCCCAGAGAAAGAGAGCCAGTCGACGGAGCGCTGCCCGGAGTCCTCGTCCACTCCTGTCCC AAATGACCCAGACTGTGATTTGGAGGTGGAGAGCTTCATGATGG GTGATCCATGCATCCTGGCCATGTCTCCAGCTCAGTCTCATGGACCTCCAAAGTTCAGTCATCTAACAGGAACACCCAACCATTCAACCCCCAGACTCAAGAATCGCCACAGCATCGCAGGG CAGGCAGTGCTGGAGAATGTTCCTCAGAGGAACCTAGGAGGAGTGTTGGAGACCATGAATCACTCACGAAGCTCAAGCCCCAACCATTCATTTGCCAGCAACAG TTCTTTTTCAGGTCGCTCACTCTGCTGCGGTGTCACTCGGTTGGGTCAGCCGTGTAAAAAGAGGGCTGTGGTGGGTCAGGACTACTGTAGGGTACATGAAGGTGGCCACAGCTCCTACAGTCGACTCTGA
- the faap24 gene encoding Fanconi anemia core complex-associated protein 24 isoform X1: MESRPVPARLLNAAPPYGHIITHEKWRGSTLLQSFKGSVKMIFEEELGVVDFCLSNKTCVLYVSESDQVAGNNYRRKIVRFRNANSGLQAVVIVEKTRLSEQYFSGLQKFVVLELGLTLLPVSTAAEAAQLIAQLVLGENKENPFGRKSVSRLLEPVVLSLVQQIPAVGKVKAMLLLQRFPSIHQLSRASVHELEPIVGQATAQHITAFFHNQFT, from the exons ATGGAATCCAGACCAGTTCCTGCGAGACTCCTGAACGCCGCTCCTCCGTACGGACACATAATCACTCATGAGAAGTGGAGAGGATCCACACTCCTGCAGAGCTTTAAAG GCAGTGTGAAGATGATCTTCGAGGAGGAGCTGGGTGTTGTGGACTTCTGTCTCAGTAACAAGACGTGTGTCCTCTATGTGTCAGAAAGTGATCAGGTGGCAGGAAACAATTACAGGAGGAAGATTGTCCGATTCAGAAAT GCTAACAGTGGTCTGCAGGCGGTTGTGATTGTGGAGAAGACCCGTCTGAGTGAGCAGTACTTCAGCGGGCTGCAGAAGTTTGTGGTTTTGGAGCTGGGTCTGACCCTGCTGCCTGTGTCCACTGCTGCTGAAGCTGCTCAGCTCATAGCGCAGCTG GTTCTTGGCGAGAACAAGGAGAACCCGTTCGGCAGGAAGAGCGTGTCCAGACTGCTGGAGCCGGTGGTGTTGAGTCTGGTTCAGCAGATTCCTGCCGTTGGAAAGGTGAAGGCCATGCTGCTCCTCCAGAGGTTTCCCAGTATCCATCAGCTCAGCAGGGCTTCGGTCCATGAACTAGAGCCCATAGTGGGACAGGCCACAGCCCAGCACATCACAGCCTTCTTCCACAACCAGTTCACATAG
- the LOC125246602 gene encoding histone H3 yields MARTKQTARKSTGGKAPRKQLATKAARKSAPATGGVKKPHRYRPGTVALREIRRYQKSTELLIRKLPFQRLVREIAQDFKTDLRFQSSAVMALQEASEAYLVGLFEDTNLCAIHAKRVTIMPKDIQLARRIRGERA; encoded by the coding sequence atggCAAGAACCAAGCAGACCGCTCGTAAATCCACCGGTGGTAAAGCCCCGAGGAAGCAGCTCGCTACCAAAGCCGCCCGTAAGAGCGCTCCGGCCACCGGCGGCGTCAAGAAGCCCCATCGTTACAGGCCCGGGACCGTGGCTCTCCGAGAGATCCGCCGTTATCAGAAGTCCACCGAACTGCTGATCCGCAAACTGCCCTTCCAGCGGCTGGTCCGAGAAATCGCTCAGGACTTCAAGACGGATCTGCGCTTCCAGAGCTCCGCTGTCATGGCCCTGCAGGAGGCCAGCGAGGCTTATTTGGTCGGTCTGTTTGAGGACACCAACCTGTGCGCCATCCACGCCAAGAGGGTCACCATCATGCCCAAAGACATTCAGCTGGCCCGCCGTATCCGCGGAGAGCGCGCCTAA
- the bmb gene encoding protein brambleberry isoform X1 has product MAPWFVMLWLLSMQYGEVDAFFDWLKKPEPAPAPAPPPEPVASILLQGETPAFEMSVVDEKFLAEAKQMELSPLDSCHFRVVAQLKATCSGLSEEQLAKLGVALFNCQSEVEGRRTYPCTEEMSIKECTADMDSDTWNAYHIVSNRARAVCYATRQQHFRKRAELTVNALISTATSQLDAMKDLKEGQNELREMTAASLDKLLEGHSALQLQQGALKEGQEQLDASISDNLQRLAQEKALISTGQQLVAQLIQGITQRMENVSGQLKDQTAEVQEGHQAILDDLAVVRGSAQDIYHKMELNLNGFLQQQNATAHFYSELTSKLERMNGTLGYMLTYLDNMQNRLEDRLHMIQGYLGWAGLSLRALWTCVMHAGYFLLCAVLLSFLQCATFSRISLLLTVPINAIAEINQQSALDLVSLTLLLFTLSLGRWFVLQVLWALSKMKGQTCSPPPPLLMGPTEEKTPEKESQSTERCPESSSTPVPNDPDCDLEVESFMMDHTCMFLQKVLTVDLHAVGDPCILAMSPAQSHGPPKFSHLTGTPNHSTPRLKNRHSIAGQAVLENVPQRNLGGVLETMNHSRSSSPNHSFASNSSFSGRSLCCGVTRLGQPCKKRAVVGQDYCRVHEGGHSSYSRL; this is encoded by the exons ATGGCTCCCTGGTTTGTGATGCTGTGGCTGTTAAGTATGCAGTATGGTGAGGTGGATGCTTTCTTTGACTGGCTGAAGAAGCCAGAACCTGCTCCAGCTCCTGCTCCTCCACCAGAGCCGGTTGCATCTATTCTGCTCCAGGGAGAGACCCCTGCCTTTGAAATGAGTGTTGTTGATGAGAAGTTTTTAGCTGAAGCAAAGCAGATGGAGCTCAGTCCTCTGGACAGCTGCCATTTCCGG gttgtTGCTCAGCTCAAAGCTACTTGCAGCGGCCTGTCAGAAGAGCAGTTGGCCAAATTGGGTGTGGCTTTATTCAACTGCCAGTCAGAGGTGGAGGGTCGCAGGACTTACCCTTGCACTGAAGAAATG tCTATAAAAGAGTGCACAGCGGACATGGATTCAGACACGTGGAATGCATATCACATTGTCAGTAACCGAGCGCGTGCCGTGTGTTATGCCACGCGCCAGCAGCACTTTCGTAAGCGAGCGGAGCTGACCGTCAACGCCCTGATTTCCACCGCAACTAGTCAACTGGATGCTATGAAAGATCTAAAG GAGGGTCAGAACGAGCTGAGGGAGATGACCGCTGCCTCACTGGACAAGCTGCTGGAGGGTCACAGTGCCCTACAGCTCCAGCAGGGGGCGCTAAAGGAAGGGCAGGAGCAGCTAGATGCATCTATCAGTGATAATCTGCAGAGGTTGGCGCAGGAGAAGGCTCTCATCAGCACCGGGCAGCAGCTGGTGGCTCAATTAATCCAGGGCATCACACAGAGAATGG AGAATGTAAGTGGCCAGCTGAAGGATCAGACTGCAGAAGTGCAGGAAGGACATCAGGCGATTCTTGATGACCTGGCTGTGGTCCGAGGAAGTGCTCAGGACATCTACCATAAAATGG AGCTCAATCTGAACGGCTTCCTCCAGCAGCAGAACGCTACGGCTCACTTCTACTCTGAGCTCACCAGTAAGCTGGAGCGTATGAACGGAACTCTGGGATACATGCTGACGTATTTGGACAATATGCAGAATCGACTGGAGGACAGACTGCATATGATCCAAGGCTATCTTGGCTGGGCAG GCCTGAGCCTGCGTGCTCTGTGGACGTGTGTGATGCACGCTGGGTACTTCCTGTTGTGTGCGGTGCTGCTGTCGTTCCTGCAGTGTGCGACGTTCTCCCGCATCTCTCTGCTCCTCACCGTACCGATCAACGCCATTGCAGAGATCAACCAGCAGTCTGCGCTGGACTTGGTCTCGCTCACTCTGCTGTTGTTCACACTATCATTAG GTCGCTGGTTTGTGCTTCAGGTGCTTTGGGCGTTGTCTAAAATGAAGGGCCAGACCTGcagccctcctcctcctctccttATGGGCCCCACTGAAGAGAAGACCCCAGAGAAAGAGAGCCAGTCGACGGAGCGCTGCCCGGAGTCCTCGTCCACTCCTGTCCC AAATGACCCAGACTGTGATTTGGAGGTGGAGAGCTTCATGATGG aCCATACTTGCATGTTTCTTCAGAAAGTGTTAACCGTCGATCTTCATGCTGTAGGTGATCCATGCATCCTGGCCATGTCTCCAGCTCAGTCTCATGGACCTCCAAAGTTCAGTCATCTAACAGGAACACCCAACCATTCAACCCCCAGACTCAAGAATCGCCACAGCATCGCAGGG CAGGCAGTGCTGGAGAATGTTCCTCAGAGGAACCTAGGAGGAGTGTTGGAGACCATGAATCACTCACGAAGCTCAAGCCCCAACCATTCATTTGCCAGCAACAG TTCTTTTTCAGGTCGCTCACTCTGCTGCGGTGTCACTCGGTTGGGTCAGCCGTGTAAAAAGAGGGCTGTGGTGGGTCAGGACTACTGTAGGGTACATGAAGGTGGCCACAGCTCCTACAGTCGACTCTGA
- the bmb gene encoding protein brambleberry isoform X2, which translates to MAPWFVMLWLLSMQYGEVDAFFDWLKKPEPAPAPAPPPEPVASILLQGETPAFEMSVVDEKFLAEAKQMELSPLDSCHFRVVAQLKATCSGLSEEQLAKLGVALFNCQSEVEGRRTYPCTEEMSIKECTADMDSDTWNAYHIVSNRARAVCYATRQQHFRKRAELTVNALISTATSQLDAMKDLKEGQNELREMTAASLDKLLEGHSALQLQQGALKEGQEQLDASISDNLQRLAQEKALISTGQQLVAQLIQGITQRMENVSGQLKDQTAEVQEGHQAILDDLAVVRGSAQDIYHKMELNLNGFLQQQNATAHFYSELTSKLERMNGTLGYMLTYLDNMQNRLEDRLHMIQGYLGWAGLSLRALWTCVMHAGYFLLCAVLLSFLQCATFSRISLLLTVPINAIAEINQQSALDLVSLTLLLFTLSLGRWFVLQVLWALSKMKGQTCSPPPPLLMGPTEEKTPEKESQSTERCPESSSTPVPNDPDCDLEVESFMMDHTCMFLQKVLTVDLHAVGDPCILAMSPAQSHGPPKFSHLTGTPNHSTPRLKNRHSIAGAVLENVPQRNLGGVLETMNHSRSSSPNHSFASNSSFSGRSLCCGVTRLGQPCKKRAVVGQDYCRVHEGGHSSYSRL; encoded by the exons ATGGCTCCCTGGTTTGTGATGCTGTGGCTGTTAAGTATGCAGTATGGTGAGGTGGATGCTTTCTTTGACTGGCTGAAGAAGCCAGAACCTGCTCCAGCTCCTGCTCCTCCACCAGAGCCGGTTGCATCTATTCTGCTCCAGGGAGAGACCCCTGCCTTTGAAATGAGTGTTGTTGATGAGAAGTTTTTAGCTGAAGCAAAGCAGATGGAGCTCAGTCCTCTGGACAGCTGCCATTTCCGG gttgtTGCTCAGCTCAAAGCTACTTGCAGCGGCCTGTCAGAAGAGCAGTTGGCCAAATTGGGTGTGGCTTTATTCAACTGCCAGTCAGAGGTGGAGGGTCGCAGGACTTACCCTTGCACTGAAGAAATG tCTATAAAAGAGTGCACAGCGGACATGGATTCAGACACGTGGAATGCATATCACATTGTCAGTAACCGAGCGCGTGCCGTGTGTTATGCCACGCGCCAGCAGCACTTTCGTAAGCGAGCGGAGCTGACCGTCAACGCCCTGATTTCCACCGCAACTAGTCAACTGGATGCTATGAAAGATCTAAAG GAGGGTCAGAACGAGCTGAGGGAGATGACCGCTGCCTCACTGGACAAGCTGCTGGAGGGTCACAGTGCCCTACAGCTCCAGCAGGGGGCGCTAAAGGAAGGGCAGGAGCAGCTAGATGCATCTATCAGTGATAATCTGCAGAGGTTGGCGCAGGAGAAGGCTCTCATCAGCACCGGGCAGCAGCTGGTGGCTCAATTAATCCAGGGCATCACACAGAGAATGG AGAATGTAAGTGGCCAGCTGAAGGATCAGACTGCAGAAGTGCAGGAAGGACATCAGGCGATTCTTGATGACCTGGCTGTGGTCCGAGGAAGTGCTCAGGACATCTACCATAAAATGG AGCTCAATCTGAACGGCTTCCTCCAGCAGCAGAACGCTACGGCTCACTTCTACTCTGAGCTCACCAGTAAGCTGGAGCGTATGAACGGAACTCTGGGATACATGCTGACGTATTTGGACAATATGCAGAATCGACTGGAGGACAGACTGCATATGATCCAAGGCTATCTTGGCTGGGCAG GCCTGAGCCTGCGTGCTCTGTGGACGTGTGTGATGCACGCTGGGTACTTCCTGTTGTGTGCGGTGCTGCTGTCGTTCCTGCAGTGTGCGACGTTCTCCCGCATCTCTCTGCTCCTCACCGTACCGATCAACGCCATTGCAGAGATCAACCAGCAGTCTGCGCTGGACTTGGTCTCGCTCACTCTGCTGTTGTTCACACTATCATTAG GTCGCTGGTTTGTGCTTCAGGTGCTTTGGGCGTTGTCTAAAATGAAGGGCCAGACCTGcagccctcctcctcctctccttATGGGCCCCACTGAAGAGAAGACCCCAGAGAAAGAGAGCCAGTCGACGGAGCGCTGCCCGGAGTCCTCGTCCACTCCTGTCCC AAATGACCCAGACTGTGATTTGGAGGTGGAGAGCTTCATGATGG aCCATACTTGCATGTTTCTTCAGAAAGTGTTAACCGTCGATCTTCATGCTGTAGGTGATCCATGCATCCTGGCCATGTCTCCAGCTCAGTCTCATGGACCTCCAAAGTTCAGTCATCTAACAGGAACACCCAACCATTCAACCCCCAGACTCAAGAATCGCCACAGCATCGCAGGG GCAGTGCTGGAGAATGTTCCTCAGAGGAACCTAGGAGGAGTGTTGGAGACCATGAATCACTCACGAAGCTCAAGCCCCAACCATTCATTTGCCAGCAACAG TTCTTTTTCAGGTCGCTCACTCTGCTGCGGTGTCACTCGGTTGGGTCAGCCGTGTAAAAAGAGGGCTGTGGTGGGTCAGGACTACTGTAGGGTACATGAAGGTGGCCACAGCTCCTACAGTCGACTCTGA
- the LOC125246652 gene encoding histone H1-like yields MAETAPAPAAAAPAKAPKKKSAAKAKKAGPGVGELIVKAVSASKERSGVSLAALKKAIAASGYDVEKNNSRVKIAIKSLVTKGTLVQVKGTGASGSFKLNKQKAETKKKPAKKAAPKAKKPAAKKPAAAKKPKKAAAKKPAAKKSPKKAKKPAATAAKKATKSPKKAKKPAAAKKAAKSPKKAKAAKPKAAKPKAAKPKKAAPKNK; encoded by the coding sequence ATGGCAGAAACTGCTCCAGCCCCGGCTGCTGCCGCCCCGGCCAAAGCGCCCAAGAAGAAGTCAGCTGCGAAAGCCAAGAAAGCAGGTCCAGGCGTCGGTGAGCTCATCGTCAAAGCTGTGTCCGCATCCAAGGAGAGGAGCGGCGTGTCCCTCGCCGCTCTGAAGAAAGCTATCGCCGCCAGCGGCTACGACGTGGAGAAGAACAACTCTCGCGTCAAGATCGCCATCAAGAGCTTGGTGACTAAAGGCACTCTGGTGCAGGTCAAAGGGACCGGCGCTTCCGGCTCATTCAAGCTCAACAAGCAGAAAGCCGAGACCAAGAAGAAGCCGGCCAAGAAAGCGGCTCCTAAAGCGAAGAAGCCCGCGGCCAAGAAACCCGCTGCTGCCAAGAAGCCCAAGAAAGCGGCGGCAAAGAAGCCCGCCGCCAAGAAATCGCCCAAGAAGGCCAAGAAACCCGCCGCCACAGCCGCTAAGAAGGCGACCAAGAGCCCCAAGAAGGCAAAGAAGCCAGCAGCCGCTAAGAAAGCAGCCAAGAGCCCCAAAAAGGCCAAGGCGGCTAAACCTAAGGCGGCAAAGCCTAAAGCCGCCAAGCCTAAAAAGGCAgcccccaaaaataaataa
- the LOC125246609 gene encoding histone H2A-like, with amino-acid sequence MSGRGKTGGKARAKAKTRSSRAGLQFPVGRVHRLLRKGNYAERVGAGAPVYLAAVLEYLTAEILELAGNAARDNKKTRIIPRHLQLAVRNDEELNKLLGGVTIAQGGVLPNIQAVLLPKKTEKPAKSK; translated from the coding sequence ATGAGTGGCAGAGGCAAAACTGGAGGCAAAGCCAGAGCTAAGGCTAAGACTCGCTCATCCAGGGCAGGACTGCAGTTCCCCGTCGGCCGTGTTCACAGGCTTCTCCGCAAAGGCAACTACGCCGAGCGCGTCGGTGCTGGTGCTCCTGTTTATCTGGCGGCTGTGCTCGAGTATCTTACCGCTGAGATCCTGGAGTTGGCTGGAAATGCCGCTCGGGACAACAAGAAGACCCGCATCATCCCCCGTCATCTGCAGCTGGCGGTGCGCAACGACGAAGAGTTGAACAAACTTCTGGGCGGAGTGACCATCGCTCAGGGTGGTGTGCTGCCCAACATCCAGGCTGTGCTGCTGCCCAAGAAGACCGAGAAACCCGCCAAGTCCAAATAA
- the faap24 gene encoding Fanconi anemia core complex-associated protein 24 isoform X2 yields MIFEEELGVVDFCLSNKTCVLYVSESDQVAGNNYRRKIVRFRNANSGLQAVVIVEKTRLSEQYFSGLQKFVVLELGLTLLPVSTAAEAAQLIAQLVLGENKENPFGRKSVSRLLEPVVLSLVQQIPAVGKVKAMLLLQRFPSIHQLSRASVHELEPIVGQATAQHITAFFHNQFT; encoded by the exons ATGATCTTCGAGGAGGAGCTGGGTGTTGTGGACTTCTGTCTCAGTAACAAGACGTGTGTCCTCTATGTGTCAGAAAGTGATCAGGTGGCAGGAAACAATTACAGGAGGAAGATTGTCCGATTCAGAAAT GCTAACAGTGGTCTGCAGGCGGTTGTGATTGTGGAGAAGACCCGTCTGAGTGAGCAGTACTTCAGCGGGCTGCAGAAGTTTGTGGTTTTGGAGCTGGGTCTGACCCTGCTGCCTGTGTCCACTGCTGCTGAAGCTGCTCAGCTCATAGCGCAGCTG GTTCTTGGCGAGAACAAGGAGAACCCGTTCGGCAGGAAGAGCGTGTCCAGACTGCTGGAGCCGGTGGTGTTGAGTCTGGTTCAGCAGATTCCTGCCGTTGGAAAGGTGAAGGCCATGCTGCTCCTCCAGAGGTTTCCCAGTATCCATCAGCTCAGCAGGGCTTCGGTCCATGAACTAGAGCCCATAGTGGGACAGGCCACAGCCCAGCACATCACAGCCTTCTTCCACAACCAGTTCACATAG